A genome region from Panicum virgatum strain AP13 chromosome 4K, P.virgatum_v5, whole genome shotgun sequence includes the following:
- the LOC120704515 gene encoding probable hexosyltransferase MUCI70 — protein MARRSRGGGGAEAALKAEAAAMRLVWRRGVVRLVLVSAIAWAMLVLLALAFHLWSCSSSVGFLSALCRKDSKVLNVLDSMGPSSKPLHRCQIPVADDPNAVVIPKRTPNTIVKKLSYITVDKQDKDPSPLFGGRQSWKQREKSFKLNSTMKVHCGFMKNSGADMDSVDVKYIQKCKFVVASGIFDGYDIPHQPSNISHRSQKLFCFLMVVDEVSLDFIEKNTTVKIDNAGGKWVGIWRLITVHRLPFDEPRRNGKIPKILTQRLFPQAWYSIWIDGKMELIVDPLLILERYLWRGKYTFAVAVHKHHRSIYEEGDAIKRRKRYARPLVDLQMKMYYYEGMEPWSPKKKIPSDVPEGAVLIREHTTMTDLFSCLWFNEVNLFTPRDQISFGYVVHRLGDALKFFMFANCEYNSLFILHKHTREHSSKVEWAKTIDEIVKKGLKESRGGLGLWTPYPADLSSVELPAVKRTSPAG, from the exons ATGGCGAGGCGAAGCAGAG gcggcggtggcgcggaagCGGCGCtgaaggcggaggcggcggcgatgcggtTGGTGTGGCGCAGGGGTGTCGTGCGGCTGGTGCTCGTGTCGGCCATCGCTTGGGCCATGCTCGTGCTCCTCGCCCTCGCCTTCCACCTCTGGTCCTGCAGCTCTTCCGTCGGATTCCTCTCAG CTCTTTGTAGAAAGGATAGTAAAGTTCTCAATGTGTTGGACTCAATGGGGCCCTCATCAAAACCACTCCATC GCTGCCAAATACCTGTTGCAGATGATCCAAATGCTGTTGTCATTCCAAAGAGGACTCCCAACACAATAGTAAAGAAGTTATCATATATTACTGTTGATAAACAGGATAAAGATCCTTCACCGCTGTTTGGAGGACGTCAAAGCTGGAAACAGAGGGAGAAAAGCTTCAAACTTAATTCTACCATGAAG GTGCACTGTGGATTCATGAAAAATAGTGGTGCAGATATGGATAGTGTTGATGTCAAATACATACAGAAATGCAAATTTGTCGTTGCGTCTGGTATTTTTGATGGTTATGACATTCCCCATCAGCCATCGAATATTAGTCATCGGTCTCAGAAGTTGTTCTGCTTCCTGATGGTGGTAGATGAAGTATCTCTTGATTTTATTGAAAAGAACACGACTGTCAAGATTGACAATGCTGGAGGAAAATGGGTTGGTATATGGCGACTTATAACTGTTCACCGCCTCCCATTTGATGAACCTAGAAGGAATGGAAAAATTCCAAAGATTTTAACACAGAGACTATTTCCTCAAGCTTGGTATAGCATTTGGATTGATGGAAAAATGGAGCTCATAGTTGATCCGCTGCTTATTCTCGAGAG ATATCTCTGGCGTGGAAAATACACATTTGCAGTAGCTGTCCATAAGCATCATAGGAGCATTTATGAAGAGGGGGATGCAATAAAACGGAGGAAGCGATATGCACGTCCTTTGGTTGATCTTCAGATGAAGATGTACTATTATGAGGGGATGGAGCCGTGGAGCCCAAAGAAAAAGATACCTAGTG ATGTACCAGAGGGTGCAGTGCTGATCCGGGAGCACACGACAATGACTGATTTGTTCAGCTGCCTCTGGTTCAACGAGGTCAATCTTTTCACACCACGTGATCAGATCAGCTTTGGCTACGTGGTGCATAGACTCGGGGATGCTCTTAAGTTCTTCATGTTCGCGAACTGTGAGTACAATTCGCTGTTCATCTTGCACAAACACACAAGAGAGCACTCATCGAAAGTTGAATGGGCCAAAACTATTGATGAGATTGTGAAGAAGGGTTTGAAGGAGAGTAGAGGAGGATTAGGGCTGTGGACTCCATATCCTGCAGACCTCAGCTCTGTGGAACTCCCTGCTGTAAAAAGGACTTCACCGGCAGGCTAG
- the LOC120704517 gene encoding uncharacterized protein LOC120704517, translating into MESVAAAAIATTTRSVPLPFSSAPLHRRRRSAFLPVAASKRHNDDDKEAANGPGREPTGLAPYGLSISPLSKDAAMGIVVSAATGSGWTTGSGMEGPPTASRAGGADRPEVSTLPWSLFTKSPRRRMRVAFTCNVCGQRTTRAINPHAYTDGTVFVQCCGCNVFHKLVDNLNLFHEMKCYVGPDFRYEGDAPFNYFDNNEDGDTIFPL; encoded by the exons ATGGAGTccgtcgcggccgccgcgaTCGCCACCACCACCCGGTCCGTCCCGCTCCCCTtctcctccgcgccgctccaccgccggcgccgttcCGCCTTCctccccgtcgccgcctccAAGC GTCACAACGACGACGACAAGGAGGCCGCGAACGGCCCCGGGCGCGAGCCCACCGGGCTGGCGCCGTACGGGCTCTCCATCTCGCCGCTCTCCAAG GACGCGGCCATGGGGATTGTGGTCAGCGCCGCCACGGGGAGCGGCTGGACGACGGGATCGGGCATGGAGGGGCCGCCAACGGCGAGCAGAGCCGGTGGGGCGGACAGGCCGGAGGTGTCGACGCTCCCTTGGTCGCTCTTCACAAAATCGCCGCGGCGCCGGATGCGTGTGGCCTTCACCTGCAACGTGTGTGGGCAGCGTACCACCAGGGCCATCAATCCTCATGCCTACACCGATGGAACTGTGTTTGTTCAG TGCTGTGGTTGCAATGTATTCCATAAGTTGGTCGACAACCTGAACCTGTTTCATGAGATGAAGTGCTACGTTGGTCCAGACTTCCGCTACGAAGGAGATGCTCCATTCAACTACTTTGACAATAACGAGGATGGCGATACTATCTTCCCACTCTAA